Proteins from a single region of Pseudomonas sp. 10S4:
- a CDS encoding Asp/Glu racemase — protein MLKPYRIGQIVPSSNTTMETEIPAMLNARQLIRPERFTFHSSRMRMKQVRKEELAAMDGESDRCAVELSDAKVDVLGYACLVAIMAMGLGYHRKSEQRLRKATADNDANAPVITSAGALIEGLKVMGAKRIAIVAPYMKPLTELVVDYIREEGFEVVDWRALEIPDNLAVARHDPANLPGIVAGMNLEGVDVIVLSACVQMQSLPVVAQVEAQTGKPVLTAAIATTYAMLKALDLEPIVPGAGALLSGAY, from the coding sequence ATGCTCAAGCCTTACCGCATCGGCCAGATTGTGCCGAGCTCCAACACCACCATGGAAACCGAGATCCCGGCGATGCTCAACGCACGCCAGTTGATCCGTCCGGAACGCTTCACCTTTCACTCCAGCCGCATGCGCATGAAGCAGGTACGCAAGGAAGAACTGGCGGCAATGGACGGCGAGTCCGACCGTTGCGCCGTGGAACTGTCCGACGCCAAGGTTGATGTATTGGGTTATGCCTGTCTGGTAGCGATCATGGCCATGGGGCTGGGCTATCACCGTAAATCCGAGCAGCGGCTGCGCAAGGCCACCGCCGACAACGACGCCAATGCCCCAGTGATCACCAGTGCCGGCGCCTTGATCGAAGGCCTGAAAGTCATGGGCGCCAAACGCATTGCCATCGTCGCGCCGTACATGAAGCCGCTGACTGAGTTGGTGGTCGATTACATTCGTGAAGAAGGCTTTGAAGTGGTGGACTGGCGAGCGTTGGAGATTCCCGACAACCTCGCCGTCGCCCGACACGACCCGGCGAATCTGCCCGGCATCGTCGCTGGCATGAATCTGGAAGGCGTCGATGTGATCGTGCTCTCGGCGTGCGTGCAGATGCAGTCGCTGCCGGTGGTAGCGCAAGTCGAAGCGCAAACCGGCAAACCGGTGCTCACCGCCGCCATTGCCACCACCTACGCCATGCTCAAGGCCCTGGATCTGGAACCGATCGTTCCGGGTGCCGGCGCCCTGCTCTCCGGCGCTTACTGA
- a CDS encoding FAD-dependent monooxygenase produces MAQTQKIAIVGAGLGGAAAATLLQQAGFQVDIYEQAPEFSRLGAGIHMGPNIMKIFRRMGIEQQLDLMGSHPDHWFSRDGLSGDYLSRIPLGDFARKEYGASYVTVHRGDLHALQMSTIKPGTVHFNKRLETLEETDSQVRLTFSDGEVTYADIVIGADGINSKIREELLGPEKPLYSGWVAHRALIRGDQLAKYDLKFEDCIKWWTEDRHMMVYYTTGKRDEYYYVTGVPHPEWDFQGAFVDSSREEMFEAFQGYHPTVQALIESTESVTKWPLRNRNPLPLWSRGRLVLLGDACHPMKPHMAQGAGMAIEDAAMLTRCLQETGLGDYRTAFELYEANRKERASRVQSVSNANTWLRTQEDPAWVYGYDLYAQPLKSGVAA; encoded by the coding sequence ATGGCCCAAACACAAAAAATCGCCATCGTCGGTGCAGGTCTTGGCGGTGCAGCCGCTGCGACGTTGCTGCAACAAGCCGGGTTTCAAGTGGACATCTACGAACAGGCCCCGGAGTTCTCCCGTCTCGGCGCCGGGATCCACATGGGTCCCAACATCATGAAAATCTTCCGGCGCATGGGCATCGAGCAGCAGCTCGACCTGATGGGCTCGCACCCGGATCACTGGTTCAGCCGTGACGGCTTGAGCGGCGACTACCTGTCACGCATCCCGCTGGGGGATTTCGCCCGCAAGGAATACGGCGCGTCCTACGTCACCGTGCACCGCGGCGACCTGCACGCCTTGCAGATGTCGACGATCAAACCCGGCACCGTGCACTTCAACAAACGCCTGGAAACCCTCGAAGAAACCGACAGCCAGGTGCGCCTGACTTTCAGCGATGGCGAAGTCACCTACGCCGACATCGTCATCGGCGCCGACGGGATCAATTCGAAGATTCGTGAAGAGCTACTCGGCCCGGAAAAACCGCTGTACAGCGGCTGGGTCGCGCACCGGGCGCTGATCCGTGGCGATCAACTGGCCAAGTACGATTTGAAGTTCGAGGACTGCATCAAGTGGTGGACTGAGGACCGGCACATGATGGTCTACTACACCACCGGCAAGCGCGACGAGTACTACTACGTGACCGGCGTGCCGCACCCAGAGTGGGATTTCCAGGGCGCGTTCGTCGATAGCAGCCGCGAAGAGATGTTTGAGGCGTTCCAGGGTTATCACCCGACCGTTCAGGCACTGATCGAATCCACCGAGAGCGTGACCAAATGGCCGCTGCGCAACCGTAATCCTCTGCCGCTGTGGAGCCGTGGACGCCTGGTGTTGCTGGGCGACGCCTGCCACCCGATGAAACCGCACATGGCCCAGGGCGCCGGCATGGCCATCGAAGACGCGGCGATGCTCACCCGCTGCTTGCAGGAAACCGGCCTCGGCGACTACCGCACCGCGTTCGAACTCTACGAAGCCAACCGCAAGGAACGCGCCTCTCGCGTGCAGTCGGTGTCGAACGCCAACACCTGGCTGCGCACTCAGGAAGATCCGGCCTGGGTCTACGGTTACGACCTGTACGCCCAACCGCTGAAATCGGGGGTGGCCGCGTGA
- a CDS encoding TetR/AcrR family transcriptional regulator, giving the protein MNKKTGIRAAQAQQTRTRILEAAVKVFTRDGYSGGRVESISREAESNDRMLYYYFGSKEQLFICVLEHTYEQFNKAESRLKLDLSQPLVALQELVAFVWHYYVKHPEFVAILSNENLHNGKHAQQSSELRRLSGEAVGVLRPIIEAGQAQGVFREVLDIKHVYLMIASLCYFYNSNRHTLSSFLGEDLADKGQQQDWLGFIQDLVVRGVMKLPGQDLR; this is encoded by the coding sequence TTGAACAAGAAGACCGGCATCCGGGCCGCCCAGGCCCAGCAGACCCGCACACGGATACTCGAAGCGGCAGTGAAAGTGTTCACCCGCGACGGTTATTCCGGGGGCCGTGTCGAGAGTATTTCCCGGGAAGCCGAGTCCAACGACCGCATGCTCTATTACTACTTCGGCAGTAAGGAGCAGTTGTTTATCTGCGTGCTGGAACACACCTACGAACAGTTCAACAAGGCCGAAAGCCGCCTCAAACTGGACCTGAGCCAACCGCTGGTGGCGTTGCAGGAACTGGTGGCGTTTGTCTGGCATTACTACGTCAAGCACCCGGAATTTGTCGCGATTCTCAGCAATGAAAACCTGCACAACGGCAAACATGCGCAGCAGTCCAGCGAGCTGCGCAGATTGTCGGGCGAAGCGGTCGGGGTGTTGCGGCCGATCATCGAGGCAGGTCAGGCACAGGGGGTGTTTCGTGAGGTGCTGGACATCAAGCATGTGTATTTGATGATTGCCTCGCTTTGTTACTTCTATAACTCCAACCGGCATACCCTGAGTTCGTTTTTGGGCGAGGACTTGGCGGACAAGGGGCAGCAGCAGGATTGGTTGGGGTTTATTCAGGATCTGGTGGTGCGGGGGGTGATGAAGTTGCCTGGTCAGGATTTGCGGTGA
- a CDS encoding DUF883 family protein, whose amino-acid sequence MARKTNAQAAADQIKDQAFSELQALIEESDKLLKSSSSLVGEEAETLRGQIALKLQQALDSVSSVRERTKPAVDATETYIGGHPWQTVAISAGFGLVVGLLLGRR is encoded by the coding sequence ATGGCCCGCAAAACCAACGCACAAGCCGCCGCAGACCAAATCAAGGATCAGGCATTCAGTGAACTTCAGGCACTGATCGAAGAATCCGACAAACTGCTCAAAAGCAGCTCCTCACTGGTCGGAGAGGAAGCAGAAACACTTCGTGGGCAAATCGCCCTGAAACTGCAGCAGGCGCTGGATTCAGTCTCCAGCGTCCGTGAGCGGACCAAACCGGCGGTCGATGCCACTGAAACCTACATTGGTGGCCATCCGTGGCAGACCGTAGCGATTTCCGCCGGTTTCGGCCTGGTGGTCGGGTTGCTGCTGGGTCGTCGTTAA
- a CDS encoding N-carbamoylsarcosine amidohydrolase gives MSEQTANDNYQGVWGQRIGFGQKAALLMIDFMRGYTTEGAPLFAPGVVSAVAQSVELLASARRQGIPVVHTNIRYHPGHFADGGIWVKKAPVMKDMVEGNPLAAFCEEVLPQENEVVISKQYASAFFGSSLASMLHAQGIDTVVLAGCSTSGCIRATAVDAVQHGFRTIVVRECVGDRHPAPHEANLFDIDSKYGDVVSKQETIAHFEKM, from the coding sequence ATGAGCGAACAAACCGCCAACGACAACTATCAAGGCGTGTGGGGCCAGCGCATCGGTTTCGGCCAGAAAGCCGCGTTGCTGATGATTGATTTCATGCGCGGCTACACCACCGAAGGCGCGCCGCTGTTCGCCCCCGGCGTGGTCAGCGCGGTGGCGCAAAGCGTTGAACTGCTGGCCAGCGCCCGCCGTCAGGGCATCCCGGTGGTGCACACCAACATCCGCTACCACCCTGGCCATTTCGCCGACGGCGGAATCTGGGTGAAAAAAGCCCCGGTGATGAAAGACATGGTTGAGGGCAATCCTTTGGCGGCGTTCTGCGAAGAAGTGCTGCCTCAGGAAAATGAAGTGGTCATCAGCAAACAGTACGCCAGCGCCTTTTTCGGCAGCAGCCTGGCCTCAATGCTGCACGCTCAAGGAATAGACACCGTGGTGCTGGCCGGTTGCTCGACCAGCGGCTGCATTCGGGCGACGGCGGTGGACGCGGTGCAACACGGCTTCCGCACCATCGTCGTGCGCGAATGCGTCGGCGACCGCCATCCGGCGCCCCACGAAGCCAACCTGTTCGACATCGACAGCAAGTACGGCGATGTCGTCAGCAAACAGGAGACCATCGCCCACTTCGAAAAAATGTAG
- a CDS encoding 2,5-dihydroxypyridine 5,6-dioxygenase has translation MPVSDCELTQMFEHVLKLSKVDPTQSVAVLKSHYSDPRTVRAAMDAAQRLGAKVYAVELPSFNHPTAMGNDMTAYCGDTALTGNHAAQRALEAADLIVDTMMLLHSPEQEQILKTGTRILLAVEPPEVLARMLPTEEDKVRVMAAEKLLKQARSIHVTSRAGSDFRAALGQYPAVTEYGFADEPGRWDHWPSGFLFSWPNEETAEGVLVLDVGDILLPFKTYTREKITLEIDKGFITSIHGGFEAEYLRDYMKYFNDPEVYGISHIGWGLQPKAQWTAMGLHDKNDGMCMDARAFYGNFLFSTGPNTEVGGKRKTPCHLDIPLRNCDVYLDDQAVVIGGDVVAPEASRVHRG, from the coding sequence ATGCCGGTAAGCGATTGCGAACTGACCCAGATGTTCGAACACGTGTTGAAGCTGTCGAAGGTCGACCCGACCCAGAGCGTCGCCGTGCTCAAGAGCCACTATTCCGACCCGCGCACCGTGCGCGCCGCGATGGACGCCGCCCAGCGGCTGGGCGCCAAGGTGTACGCGGTGGAATTGCCGTCGTTCAACCACCCGACCGCCATGGGCAACGACATGACTGCCTACTGCGGCGACACCGCGCTGACCGGCAATCACGCGGCGCAGCGGGCGCTGGAAGCCGCGGACTTGATCGTCGACACGATGATGCTGCTGCATTCGCCGGAGCAGGAGCAGATCCTCAAGACCGGCACGCGGATTCTGTTGGCCGTCGAGCCCCCGGAAGTGCTGGCGCGGATGCTGCCGACCGAAGAGGACAAGGTGCGGGTGATGGCGGCGGAGAAGCTGCTGAAACAGGCGCGCTCGATCCACGTCACGTCCCGCGCCGGCAGCGATTTTCGCGCGGCGCTGGGGCAATATCCGGCGGTCACCGAGTACGGCTTCGCCGATGAGCCGGGGCGTTGGGACCACTGGCCCAGCGGTTTTCTGTTCTCCTGGCCCAACGAAGAAACCGCCGAAGGCGTGCTGGTGCTGGACGTCGGCGACATCCTGCTGCCGTTCAAGACCTACACCCGGGAAAAGATCACCCTGGAAATCGACAAGGGCTTCATCACCTCGATCCACGGCGGTTTCGAGGCTGAGTACCTGCGCGACTACATGAAGTACTTCAACGATCCCGAGGTATATGGCATCTCTCACATCGGCTGGGGCTTGCAGCCAAAAGCCCAGTGGACCGCCATGGGCCTGCACGACAAAAACGACGGCATGTGCATGGACGCCCGGGCGTTCTATGGCAACTTCCTGTTCTCAACCGGGCCGAACACCGAAGTCGGCGGCAAGCGCAAAACCCCGTGTCACCTGGACATTCCGCTGCGTAATTGCGATGTGTATCTGGATGACCAGGCGGTGGTGATTGGTGGGGATGTGGTGGCGCCGGAGGCTTCGCGCGTTCACCGGGGTTAA
- a CDS encoding LEA type 2 family protein gives MRRLLALSLSLLLLSLSACALFPNRDPLNINVVGIEPLQSQDLEVRFAVKIRLQNPNETAIDYNGVALDLEVNGRPLASGVSDQSGTIPRFSEAVLTVPVSVSAFSVLRQTLGLSQTQNLDNLPYVLRGKLAGGLFGTMRFVDTGKLSFPGSSAATW, from the coding sequence ATGCGCAGACTCCTTGCCCTGTCCCTTTCCTTGCTGTTGCTCTCACTGAGCGCCTGCGCGCTGTTCCCCAATCGTGATCCGCTGAACATCAACGTGGTCGGCATTGAACCGCTGCAAAGCCAAGACCTGGAAGTGCGTTTCGCGGTGAAGATCCGCCTGCAGAACCCAAATGAAACCGCCATCGACTACAACGGCGTGGCACTGGATCTGGAAGTCAACGGCCGACCGTTGGCGTCCGGCGTCAGCGATCAGTCGGGGACGATTCCGCGATTTTCCGAAGCCGTGCTGACCGTACCGGTGAGCGTCTCGGCGTTCTCGGTGTTGCGCCAGACCCTGGGCCTGAGCCAGACCCAAAACCTCGACAACCTGCCCTACGTGCTGCGCGGAAAACTGGCCGGCGGGTTGTTTGGCACGATGCGGTTTGTTGATACCGGCAAACTGAGTTTCCCGGGGTCGAGCGCAGCAACCTGGTGA
- a CDS encoding MarR family winged helix-turn-helix transcriptional regulator yields the protein MPPHHSSSFESAVPETPDSSYVFSEQVGHLLRKAYQRHMAIFQQNVGDSQLTAVQFVTLCAVRDHGPSSLTELVKATAVDQATIRGIVERLKARELITLEPDPQDRRKVIVGLSEAGDRLVQQTVPCAGKITELTLSNLNPAERVAVLFLLRKMIDDPQD from the coding sequence ATGCCTCCCCACCACTCATCGTCTTTCGAGTCTGCCGTGCCTGAAACTCCTGATTCTTCTTACGTTTTCTCCGAACAAGTCGGGCATTTGCTGCGCAAGGCCTATCAGCGGCACATGGCGATTTTCCAGCAGAACGTCGGCGACTCCCAGCTCACGGCGGTGCAGTTCGTCACCCTGTGCGCGGTGCGCGATCACGGTCCCAGCTCCCTGACGGAACTGGTCAAGGCCACCGCCGTCGACCAGGCGACCATTCGTGGCATCGTCGAGCGGCTCAAGGCCCGGGAACTGATTACCCTCGAACCCGACCCGCAAGACCGGCGCAAAGTCATTGTCGGCCTGTCCGAGGCCGGCGACCGCTTGGTCCAGCAAACCGTGCCCTGCGCCGGGAAAATCACCGAGCTGACCCTGAGCAACCTCAACCCGGCAGAACGGGTCGCCGTGCTGTTCCTGCTGCGCAAAATGATCGACGACCCACAAGACTGA
- a CDS encoding MFS transporter has product MPIANAAPATTVADPIQALYHKITWKLIPFLCFCYLAAYLDRINIGFAKLQMLDQLHFSETAFGLGAGLFFVGYILFEVPSNLVLEKVGAKIWIARIMITWGLLSACTMLVTSTTQFYVLRFLLGAAEAGFLPGVLYYLTTWFPTYRRGRIIALFMIGLPLSSVIGGPLSGWVMSHFDNFGGLHGWQWLFLIEAVPSVLLGVLTFWALPNSYQQAKWLNNEEKALLEQELRADEASAGDSKHSFRDGFFNLKVWMLGGIDFSILLSAYAMGFWMPTFIRNAGIVDTFHIGILTALPSIAALLGMLLIGASSDKHRERRWHIIVPFLVGAAAMASAPFFVHNVVATVALFAIASAAIIGAVPVFFSLPATFLKGTAAATGFALACSLANIAGLVSNSLMGVAIDVTGSSAGALWFFAGCLILSSFLVIALPAKLVNR; this is encoded by the coding sequence ATGCCCATTGCGAACGCAGCACCTGCGACCACGGTCGCCGACCCGATTCAAGCGCTTTACCACAAGATCACCTGGAAGCTGATTCCGTTCCTGTGTTTCTGCTACCTGGCCGCGTACCTCGACCGGATCAACATCGGCTTCGCCAAGCTACAAATGCTCGATCAACTGCACTTCAGCGAAACCGCGTTCGGCCTCGGTGCCGGGCTGTTCTTTGTCGGCTACATCCTGTTCGAGGTGCCAAGCAACCTAGTGCTGGAAAAGGTCGGCGCGAAGATCTGGATCGCCCGGATCATGATTACCTGGGGCCTGCTCTCAGCCTGCACCATGCTCGTGACCTCAACCACACAGTTCTATGTGCTGCGATTCTTGCTCGGCGCCGCCGAAGCCGGGTTCCTGCCGGGCGTGCTGTATTACCTGACCACTTGGTTTCCGACCTATCGACGCGGCCGCATCATTGCGTTGTTCATGATCGGCTTGCCGCTGTCCAGCGTCATTGGTGGGCCGCTGTCGGGCTGGGTGATGAGTCATTTCGACAATTTTGGCGGCCTGCACGGTTGGCAATGGCTGTTCCTGATCGAAGCGGTGCCTAGCGTGTTGCTCGGCGTGCTGACGTTCTGGGCGCTGCCCAACAGCTACCAACAAGCCAAGTGGCTCAACAACGAAGAGAAAGCCCTGCTGGAGCAGGAGCTGCGCGCCGACGAGGCCAGTGCCGGCGACAGCAAACACAGCTTTCGCGATGGTTTCTTCAACCTGAAAGTCTGGATGCTCGGCGGGATCGACTTCTCGATCCTGCTCAGCGCCTATGCCATGGGGTTCTGGATGCCGACCTTCATTCGCAACGCCGGGATCGTCGATACCTTCCACATCGGCATTCTCACCGCATTGCCAAGTATCGCCGCGCTGCTGGGCATGCTGCTGATCGGCGCCAGTTCGGACAAACACCGCGAGCGCCGCTGGCACATCATCGTGCCGTTCCTGGTCGGCGCGGCGGCCATGGCCAGTGCGCCGTTCTTCGTCCACAACGTGGTGGCGACCGTGGCGCTGTTCGCCATCGCCTCGGCGGCGATCATTGGCGCGGTGCCGGTGTTCTTCAGCCTGCCAGCGACCTTCCTCAAAGGCACGGCGGCGGCCACCGGTTTCGCCCTCGCCTGTTCGTTGGCGAACATCGCCGGGCTGGTCAGCAACTCGTTGATGGGTGTGGCAATTGACGTCACCGGCAGCAGCGCCGGGGCGCTGTGGTTCTTCGCCGGTTGCCTGATCCTCAGCAGCTTCCTGGTGATCGCCTTGCCGGCGAAACTGGTTAACCGCTGA
- a CDS encoding carbon-nitrogen hydrolase family protein: protein MPKSIVAALQIGALPGGKGETLEQILSWETQIMESGAALVVMPEALLGGYPKGESFGTQLGYRLPEGREAFARYFANAIDVPGVETEALAGLSARTGANLVIGVIERAGSTLHCAALYFDPQAGLVAKHRKLMPTGTERLIWGKGDGSTLPVIDSQVGKLAAVVCWENMMPLLRTAMYAKGVEVWCAPTVDEREMWQVSMRHIAHEGRCFVVSACQVQDSPQALGVDIANWPADRPLIAGGSVIVGPMGDILAGPLRGGPGLLTAEIDTDELIRARYDFDVVGHYARPDVFELSVDERAKPGVRFTA, encoded by the coding sequence ATGCCCAAGTCAATTGTTGCGGCCCTGCAAATCGGCGCTTTGCCCGGCGGCAAGGGTGAAACACTGGAGCAGATCCTTTCCTGGGAAACCCAAATCATGGAGTCCGGCGCCGCGCTGGTGGTGATGCCGGAAGCGCTGTTGGGCGGCTATCCCAAAGGCGAGTCCTTCGGCACGCAACTCGGTTATCGCCTGCCCGAGGGGCGTGAGGCGTTCGCACGCTATTTCGCCAACGCCATCGATGTGCCCGGCGTCGAGACCGAAGCTCTGGCTGGATTGTCGGCGCGTACCGGGGCCAATCTGGTGATTGGCGTGATCGAACGCGCGGGCAGCACCTTGCATTGCGCCGCGCTGTACTTCGATCCGCAGGCCGGGCTGGTAGCCAAGCACCGCAAACTGATGCCGACCGGCACCGAACGGCTGATCTGGGGCAAGGGCGATGGTTCGACGCTGCCGGTGATCGACAGTCAGGTCGGGAAGCTTGCGGCGGTGGTGTGCTGGGAAAACATGATGCCGTTGCTGCGTACTGCGATGTACGCCAAAGGCGTGGAGGTCTGGTGCGCGCCGACGGTGGATGAGCGGGAGATGTGGCAGGTCAGCATGCGTCACATTGCCCATGAAGGCCGCTGCTTTGTGGTCAGTGCTTGTCAGGTGCAGGACTCGCCGCAAGCGTTGGGCGTGGACATCGCCAATTGGCCGGCGGATCGGCCATTGATTGCCGGCGGCAGCGTGATCGTCGGGCCAATGGGCGATATTTTGGCCGGGCCGTTGCGGGGAGGGCCCGGTTTACTGACGGCCGAAATTGACACCGACGAGTTGATCCGCGCCCGTTATGACTTCGACGTGGTCGGGCACTATGCGCGCCCGGATGTGTTTGAGTTGAGCGTCGATGAGCGCGCCAAACCCGGCGTGCGCTTCACCGCATAA
- a CDS encoding nucleoside hydrolase, giving the protein MQRLIKRCALLVAAGLCAGSLQAAEKVIFDTDFNVLNDDGQAFIMLAQLHAQKRIDLLGMTLVSGNAWVDQEQVDALKAVERMGVEKDIGVYSGAAYPLLHDFATYEQEKALFGAGWPGAFKAPRPTSATQLVAPPDGLATHTQLRKETAAQFIVDSVRANPHEVTLLAVGPLTNIALAIRSAPDIVPLIKRIVYMGGALEIPGNTTPAAEFNWWFDPEAAKIVLRSPIEHVIFPNDVCEKVTFDGSIYKRVIAQPGPIADLYKHEFGPLFSKDPAYHSFTWDSLPALFLVEPSIVTESRDLWVDVDAQFGADYGRALGYKKSPPVGTQKAKVVFAIDQKKFWDGYVSLVTLPTPVKGN; this is encoded by the coding sequence ATGCAACGTTTGATCAAACGCTGTGCCCTGCTTGTCGCCGCCGGCCTCTGCGCCGGGTCTCTGCAAGCGGCGGAAAAAGTCATCTTCGACACCGACTTCAACGTCCTCAACGATGACGGACAGGCCTTCATCATGCTCGCCCAGCTTCACGCGCAAAAACGCATCGATCTGCTCGGCATGACCCTGGTCAGCGGCAACGCCTGGGTCGATCAGGAACAGGTTGACGCGCTCAAAGCCGTCGAGCGTATGGGCGTGGAAAAGGACATCGGGGTGTACTCCGGCGCGGCCTACCCGCTGCTCCACGACTTCGCCACCTACGAGCAGGAAAAAGCCCTGTTCGGCGCCGGTTGGCCGGGGGCGTTCAAGGCGCCGCGCCCAACCTCCGCCACGCAACTGGTCGCGCCTCCGGATGGCCTGGCGACGCATACCCAACTGCGTAAAGAGACCGCCGCGCAGTTCATCGTCGACAGCGTGCGCGCCAATCCCCATGAAGTAACGCTGCTGGCGGTCGGGCCGCTGACCAACATCGCGCTGGCGATCCGCTCCGCGCCAGACATCGTGCCGTTGATCAAACGCATCGTGTACATGGGTGGCGCCCTGGAGATTCCGGGCAACACCACGCCGGCCGCCGAATTCAATTGGTGGTTCGATCCCGAGGCGGCGAAGATTGTCCTTCGCTCGCCCATCGAACATGTGATCTTCCCTAACGATGTTTGTGAAAAGGTCACCTTCGATGGCTCGATCTACAAACGGGTGATCGCGCAACCGGGACCGATTGCCGACCTGTACAAACATGAATTCGGCCCACTGTTCAGCAAGGACCCGGCGTATCACAGTTTCACCTGGGACAGCCTGCCAGCGCTGTTTCTGGTCGAGCCGAGCATCGTCACCGAGTCCCGCGACTTGTGGGTAGATGTGGACGCGCAGTTCGGCGCCGATTACGGCCGGGCGCTGGGCTACAAGAAAAGCCCGCCGGTGGGCACGCAAAAAGCCAAGGTGGTGTTCGCCATCGACCAGAAGAAATTCTGGGATGGCTACGTAAGTCTGGTGACCTTGCCGACACCGGTAAAGGGCAACTGA
- a CDS encoding (2Fe-2S)-binding protein: MSSQEITVALEVNGLTSTVTAMADTPLLLILRNDLQLNGPKYGCGLGECGACTVIIDGVAARSCVFPLAGAADRQIVTLEGLGSRAEPHLVQQAFIDEQAAQCGYCLNGMIMTAKALLDRIPHPSETQIRNELSANLCRCGTHIEILRAVLRAARQMP; the protein is encoded by the coding sequence ATGAGCAGCCAGGAAATCACCGTAGCACTTGAGGTCAACGGCCTCACCAGCACCGTCACCGCCATGGCCGACACGCCGTTATTGCTGATCTTGCGCAATGACCTGCAACTCAACGGCCCCAAGTACGGCTGCGGCCTGGGCGAGTGCGGGGCGTGCACGGTGATCATTGATGGCGTGGCGGCGCGTTCTTGTGTGTTTCCGCTGGCCGGCGCCGCCGACCGACAGATCGTCACCCTCGAAGGGCTCGGCTCTCGCGCCGAGCCGCACCTGGTGCAACAAGCCTTTATCGACGAGCAAGCGGCGCAATGCGGCTATTGCCTCAACGGCATGATCATGACCGCCAAGGCCTTGCTCGACCGTATCCCGCACCCCAGCGAAACCCAGATCCGCAACGAACTCTCGGCCAACCTCTGCCGATGCGGCACCCATATCGAAATCCTCCGCGCGGTGCTGCGTGCCGCCCGTCAAATGCCTTGA
- a CDS encoding LysR family transcriptional regulator, with product MNLMNIATVDLNLLKVFEALHEESSASRAALRLGVTQSAVSAALRRLRALYGDQLFVRTGRGLSPTLRANQLKPVVSDALNKCRQSLAMVDPAANHYEGRSVTVGLSDDFEMAYGRRLIEEIAQRAPKLRLIFRQTHSQIVAHALLDRSIDLAITAGGFAERLLSRQVLGEGGYLCLVDPLSLAEGQQTISLEEFVAREHILVSSGGFIGITDEGLAALGLSRRVCASTTHFAALPYLLKGSQAVATIPAHAAQSIAALSSLALLPCPLALPRYPIELGWRTSTQLDPVVLKVREAIVASFAQELPKAAIF from the coding sequence ATGAACCTTATGAATATCGCCACCGTCGACCTCAACCTGCTCAAAGTCTTCGAAGCCCTGCACGAGGAGTCCAGCGCCAGCCGTGCCGCCCTGCGCCTGGGCGTCACGCAATCGGCGGTCAGCGCCGCGTTGCGGCGTCTGCGGGCGTTGTATGGCGATCAGTTGTTCGTCCGCACCGGCCGGGGGTTGTCACCGACCCTGCGGGCCAATCAATTAAAACCGGTGGTCAGCGATGCGTTGAACAAATGCCGGCAGAGCCTCGCGATGGTCGATCCGGCGGCCAATCATTACGAGGGACGCTCGGTCACCGTGGGCCTGTCGGACGATTTCGAGATGGCCTACGGGCGGCGATTGATTGAAGAAATCGCCCAGCGTGCGCCAAAACTGCGGCTGATTTTCCGCCAGACCCACAGCCAGATCGTCGCCCATGCCTTGCTCGACCGCAGTATCGATCTGGCGATCACCGCCGGCGGCTTTGCCGAGCGCTTGCTCAGTCGCCAGGTGCTGGGCGAAGGGGGTTATCTATGCCTGGTGGACCCGCTCAGCCTGGCCGAAGGACAGCAAACCATCAGCCTGGAAGAATTCGTCGCGCGGGAACACATTCTGGTGTCATCGGGTGGATTTATCGGGATTACCGATGAAGGGCTGGCGGCGTTGGGACTGAGTCGCCGGGTGTGCGCCTCGACCACGCACTTTGCGGCGTTGCCGTATTTGCTCAAGGGCAGCCAAGCGGTGGCGACCATTCCGGCCCATGCCGCGCAAAGCATCGCGGCACTCAGTAGCCTGGCGCTGCTGCCCTGCCCGCTGGCGCTGCCGCGTTACCCGATCGAATTGGGCTGGCGCACCAGCACGCAGCTTGATCCGGTGGTATTGAAGGTGCGCGAGGCGATTGTCGCGAGCTTTGCGCAGGAGCTGCCGAAGGCTGCGATCTTTTGA